The Calditrichota bacterium genome includes the window CACACCAGGACCACCGACAGCACCAGCAGGCAGCTGGGTGCGGGCCGTGAGCACGTAGTGATTGGGGCCGTTGGTGCTAAGCCATGCATAGTCGACCACGGCGCCCACCGTACCCAGTTGGCCAATGCCTTGCCAATTGGTGAGTTGATTGTTCCCGCTGTGGGGTAGGAAGAGGTAACCGTTGTGGTGCCCTTCCGTGCCCGTCCACGAGTCGCCGACAACGACGCCCGCGCTATCGCTGTGGAAGAGGCCAAGCCGCAAGGAGCTCCATCCTTCGAAGCCGCCACCCTCGAACTCCATGGAACCGGTCACGATGATGGCCTTGCCGGAGGTGAGTCGCACCTCTCTGCCAAACCCACCGCGGATAGCCGCCCAACCTACAGGCGCGCTCGTGCCAGAAATGGTCACGTTACCGTCCACTTCTCCTGGCGTCAAGGTCCAGCCACCGGTCCGACCGCCGATGAAGCCCCAATCCGCCACGTAGAATGGGCTAAATGGCGCCTCAGGGATGTCGATGGGCTTACCCCGGTCCACGTACACGTCGCGCAAGTACATTCCGCGCAGCTTTGCCGGGTCGTCGCCAGAACCACCAATCATGGCAAAGCAGACGCCGTTGAACTGCTTGGTAATCCCCGTGGTGTCGATGGAAGTCGCCGCCCACCAGTAGCTGTTGTCTTCCTTGATGAAGTAGAAGCGCACTTCATTGCTCCCATCCGGCAGCGGACGGACCGAAATCGCCCAGTTGTACACGCCGGCGGTCATCTCCGCGCGGAACGGCTCCTGCCGGACAAACCCCAGAGAGAGGTGGCTCAGGCCGTAAGTGCTGATCCACGCGCCACCGCGGACCACGCCGTGGTCGCCTCCGCCACCAGCAGCCCAATTCGGGCTCTCGTTCACGCCGCTGTGGGGTTGGAATAGGTAACCATACGCGCGGCTCTCGTACCCGGTCCAGAACGCGGAGTCAGTATCCACATTCACGACCACCCCCGCACTGTCGTGATAGAACAGGCCCCATCGCAGTGCACCCCACCACTTTGGGTCTGCCCCGACGAACTCAATCTGCCCGGTCACGCGAATCGCATTCTCGGCAGTGGCAGTCACCACTTCCTCAAACCCGCCTCGGATGGCCGACCACTGACCCGCGATTGGCCCAGTATCGCC containing:
- a CDS encoding T9SS type A sorting domain-containing protein, encoding MYLEDVYVDRGAPIEIPEAPFVPFYVAQWGFIGNKGPTRTAGWKFIPGEYAGNAGIGGDTGPIAGQWSAIRGGFEEVVTATAENAIRVTGQIEFVGADPKWWGALRWGLFYHDSAGVVVNVDTDSAFWTGYESRAYGYLFQPHSGVNESPNWAAGGGGDHGVVRGGAWISTYGLSHLSLGFVRQEPFRAEMTAGVYNWAISVRPLPDGSNEVRFYFIKEDNSYWWAATSIDTTGITKQFNGVCFAMIGGSGDDPAKLRGMYLRDVYVDRGKPIDIPEAPFSPFYVADWGFIGGRTGGWTLTPGEVDGNVTISGTSAPVGWAAIRGGFGREVRLTSGKAIIVTGSMEFEGGGFEGWSSLRLGLFHSDSAGVVVGDSWTGTEGHHNGYLFLPHSGNNQLTNWQGIGQLGTVGAVVDYAWLSTNGPNHYVLTARTQLPAGAVGGPGVYDFAFSFAPLREGKTEIRYYIHRQDGTYNFAGIVSDEHVPLVTTKFNSINFAVSDQATAKALKLYDVHVDMGEPIQIPDSLLVAVAMLPDRMVPTEYALRQNYPNPFNPSTTIQFALPRDGEVSLVVYDALGRPVATLVNGRMTAGYYSVNFDASNLPSGVYLCRLRAGEYTETRKLTLMK